A stretch of the Corylus avellana chromosome ca6, CavTom2PMs-1.0 genome encodes the following:
- the LOC132184853 gene encoding uncharacterized protein LOC132184853, which produces MVVLKTPERVWGSAKLTSAGLFISMSAFMALCAKKAGRISRKLKPKPMMMSDRKFDPKTSPLVTRPKQLITTLSNKAIKFMHRKKMGEEEGGDEGGPELKDWGNGGVWQRTILMGDKCEPLDFSGVIYYDSDGKQLNEVPLKSPRASPLPGYLTRAGKSGL; this is translated from the coding sequence ATGGTCGTCCTGAAAACACCAGAACGCGTGTGGGGGTCGGCGAAGCTGACGTCAGCCGGCTTGTTCATCTCGATGTCGGCCTTCATGGCTCTATGCGCTAAGAAAGCCGGACGAATCTCGCGCAAGCTGAAACCCAAGCCGATGATGATGAGCGATCGAAAATTCGACCCTAAAACGTCGCCGTTGGTTACGCGGCCGAAGCAGCTGATAACGACCTTGAGCAACAAGGCGATCAAATTCATGCACCGGAAAAAGATGGGCGAGGAGGAGGGCGGCGACGAAGGTGGGCCCGAGCTGAAGGACTGGGGGAACGGTGGGGTCTGGCAAAGGACGATCTTGATGGGTGACAAGTGTGAGCCGTTAGATTTCTCTGGCGTGATTTATTACGATAGTGACGGGAAGCAGCTGAACGAGGTGCCTCTCAAGTCCCCACGTGCGAGTCCACTGCCCGGGTATCTCACTAGGGCGGGGAAATCAGGGCTTTGA